A portion of the Streptomyces coeruleoprunus genome contains these proteins:
- a CDS encoding sugar ABC transporter substrate-binding protein has protein sequence MDRTFLPCSRRFAPAVAAAAAAALLVAGCSSGSGGKKAAEGTADAPAGKAGTPRMKVAMITHGGPGDTFWDLIRKGAQTAAAKDNIELVYSSDPNAATQANLIQNAIDQKVDGIAITLAKPDAVKSAVAKARQAGIPVVGFNSGLSEWKDQGLLEFFGQDESVAGEAFGEKLNALGAKRAVCVIHEQGNVGLEARCAGVKKTFKGATENLYVNGTDMPSVKSTIAAKLKQDGSIDHVVTLGAPFALTAVQSVADAGGKAKVATFDLNKDLVNAVKAGDVRFAVDQQPYLQGYLAVDSLWLYRTNGNVSGGGQEPVLTGPAFVDKENVDAVATFAAKGTR, from the coding sequence ATGGACCGCACGTTTCTCCCCTGCTCCCGCAGATTCGCCCCCGCCGTCGCCGCGGCCGCCGCGGCCGCCCTGCTCGTCGCGGGCTGTTCCAGCGGCTCCGGCGGCAAGAAGGCCGCGGAAGGAACCGCCGACGCCCCCGCCGGCAAGGCCGGCACGCCCCGGATGAAGGTCGCCATGATCACCCACGGTGGTCCCGGCGACACCTTCTGGGACCTCATCCGCAAGGGCGCCCAGACCGCGGCCGCCAAGGACAACATCGAGCTCGTCTACTCCAGCGACCCCAACGCCGCCACCCAGGCGAACCTGATCCAGAACGCCATCGACCAGAAGGTCGACGGCATCGCCATCACCCTGGCCAAGCCCGACGCCGTGAAAAGCGCCGTCGCCAAGGCGCGGCAGGCGGGCATACCGGTCGTCGGCTTCAACTCCGGCCTGAGCGAGTGGAAGGACCAGGGCCTGCTGGAGTTCTTCGGGCAGGACGAGAGCGTCGCGGGCGAGGCCTTCGGCGAGAAGCTGAACGCGCTCGGCGCCAAGCGCGCCGTCTGCGTCATCCACGAGCAGGGCAACGTGGGCCTGGAGGCGCGCTGCGCCGGGGTGAAGAAGACCTTCAAGGGCGCCACGGAGAACCTCTACGTCAACGGCACCGACATGCCGTCCGTGAAGTCGACGATCGCCGCCAAGCTCAAGCAGGACGGCTCCATCGACCATGTCGTCACGCTCGGCGCGCCGTTCGCCCTGACGGCCGTGCAGTCGGTCGCCGACGCGGGCGGCAAGGCGAAGGTCGCCACCTTCGACCTCAACAAGGACCTGGTGAACGCCGTCAAGGCGGGCGACGTCCGGTTCGCCGTCGACCAGCAGCCGTACCTCCAGGGCTACCTCGCGGTGGACTCCCTGTGGCTGTACAGGACCAACGGCAACGTCAGCGGCGGAGGCCAGGAGCCCGTGCTCACCGGGCCGGCGTTCGTCGACAAGGAGAACGTCGACGCCGTCGCGACGTTCGCCGCGAAGGGCACGCGGTGA
- a CDS encoding Cgl0159 family (beta/alpha)8-fold protein — protein MSLSIPDLVTVRARHPEAIAEAAARRTRRPLIGDRGRLMIVAADHPARGALAVGDRRLAMANRADLLERLCAALSRPGVDGVLATADILEDLLLLGVLDDKVVMGSMNRGGLAGASFEMDDRFTGHRAEDIARLRFDAGKLLLRIDYDDPGSLATLHATARAIDEMAALRLPVFVEPFISRRLGGAVRNDLSAEAVTRSIAIASGLAGTSAYTWLKLPVTDEPDAMAGVLETSTLPAVLLGGEVGRDQEAVYERWRKALRLPTVQGLVVGRSLLYPAEGTVEEAVDTAVGLL, from the coding sequence TTGAGCCTCAGCATCCCCGACCTCGTCACGGTGAGAGCCCGCCACCCGGAGGCCATCGCCGAAGCGGCCGCCCGCCGCACCCGCCGCCCCCTGATCGGCGACAGGGGCCGCCTGATGATCGTGGCCGCCGACCACCCGGCACGCGGCGCCCTCGCCGTCGGCGACCGCCGCCTCGCCATGGCCAACCGCGCGGACCTGCTGGAACGCCTCTGCGCCGCCCTCTCCAGGCCCGGCGTCGACGGGGTGCTCGCCACCGCCGACATCCTGGAGGACCTGCTCCTCCTCGGCGTGCTCGACGACAAGGTCGTCATGGGCTCCATGAACCGCGGCGGACTGGCCGGCGCCTCCTTCGAGATGGACGACCGCTTCACCGGCCACCGCGCCGAGGACATCGCCCGGCTCCGCTTCGACGCCGGCAAACTGCTGCTGCGCATCGACTACGACGACCCCGGTTCGCTCGCCACGCTGCACGCCACCGCCCGCGCCATCGACGAGATGGCCGCCCTGCGCCTCCCCGTGTTCGTCGAGCCGTTCATCTCCCGCCGCCTCGGCGGTGCCGTCCGCAACGACCTGAGCGCCGAGGCCGTCACCCGGTCCATCGCCATCGCCTCCGGCCTCGCCGGCACCTCCGCCTACACCTGGCTCAAACTCCCCGTCACCGACGAACCCGACGCCATGGCCGGGGTCCTGGAGACCTCCACCCTCCCGGCCGTACTGCTCGGCGGCGAAGTGGGCAGGGACCAGGAAGCCGTCTACGAACGGTGGCGCAAGGCCCTGCGACTGCCCACCGTCCAGGGCCTCGTCGTCGGCCGCTCCCTGCTGTACCCGGCGGAGGGCACCGTCGAGGAGGCCGTGGACACCGCCGTCGGCCTGCTGTGA
- the iolB gene encoding 5-deoxy-glucuronate isomerase has translation MTTSHHPQDSRHHLPAGKAGTGPYAVDITPERAGWGHASLRVLELPPGGTHTFAAGDSEWIVLPLSGGCTVVTQDESGADTFDLYGRESVFSGVTDFAYAPRDAQLTLASGAGGRFALTGARCTRRLPARYGPARDVPVELRGTGTCSRQVNNFAAADSFTCDKLIAVEVLTPGGNWSSYPPHKHDEHRPGEESALEEIYYFEIAAHDTTPGLGYQRVSPSGRGGNTDLLAEVRSGDTVLVPDGWHGPSIAAPGHDMYYLNVMAGPAAEREWLIRDHPDHAWIRGTWPDRPVDPRLPLYTAPSQ, from the coding sequence ATGACCACCAGTCACCATCCGCAGGACTCCCGGCACCACCTGCCCGCCGGGAAGGCCGGCACAGGACCGTACGCCGTGGACATCACCCCCGAGCGGGCCGGCTGGGGCCACGCCTCCCTGCGGGTCCTCGAACTGCCGCCCGGCGGCACGCACACCTTCGCCGCCGGCGACAGCGAATGGATCGTGCTGCCGCTCAGCGGCGGCTGCACCGTCGTCACCCAGGACGAATCCGGCGCCGACACCTTCGACCTGTACGGCCGGGAGAGCGTCTTCAGCGGCGTCACCGACTTCGCGTACGCCCCGCGCGACGCCCAGCTCACGCTCGCCTCCGGCGCCGGCGGCCGCTTCGCCCTCACCGGCGCCCGCTGCACACGGCGGCTCCCCGCCCGCTACGGCCCCGCCCGCGACGTCCCCGTCGAACTGCGCGGCACCGGCACTTGCTCCCGCCAGGTCAACAACTTCGCCGCCGCCGACAGCTTCACCTGCGACAAGCTCATCGCCGTCGAGGTGCTCACCCCCGGCGGCAACTGGTCCTCGTACCCGCCGCACAAGCACGACGAGCACCGCCCCGGCGAGGAGTCCGCCCTGGAGGAGATCTACTACTTCGAGATCGCCGCCCACGACACCACCCCCGGCCTCGGCTACCAGCGCGTCTCCCCCTCGGGGCGCGGCGGCAACACCGACCTCCTCGCCGAGGTCCGCTCCGGGGACACGGTCCTCGTCCCCGACGGCTGGCACGGCCCGTCCATCGCCGCCCCCGGCCACGACATGTACTACCTCAACGTCATGGCGGGCCCCGCCGCGGAACGGGAGTGGCTCATCCGCGACCACCCCGACCACGCCTGGATCCGCGGCACGTGGCCGGACCGGCCCGTCGACCCGCGCCTGCCCCTGTACACCGCCCCGTCCCAGTGA
- the iolD gene encoding 3D-(3,5/4)-trihydroxycyclohexane-1,2-dione acylhydrolase (decyclizing), with protein MSQSPSPTHRLTVAQALVRFLSAQYTERDGVRRRLIAGTWGIFGHGNVAGIGQALLEAGEDAMPFHQGRNEQAMVHAAVGYARHLNRLSAQAVTTSIGPGATNLVTGAALATINRLPVLLLPGDYFATRPADPLLQQLEHPVSADVSVNDTLRPVSRYFDRVTRPEALIPSALGAMRVLADPAETGAVTLALPQDVQAEAYDWPAEFFAERVWHVRRPAPDPAELAAAAALVRAARRPLIVAGGGVHHSEAEDALRALADATGIPVASTQAGKGSLRHDHPADLGGIGHTGTAVCDETARTADLVIGVGTRHSDFTTASSTLFAHPDVRFLNLNITAFDAHKLAAGTLVADARAGLEALTDALGGHRVDPAYVAEYTEGKRRWEQVVTAAYRADDDAVPTQTQVLGALDAVVGDDDVVINAAGSLPGDLHKLWRARGPRQYHLEYGYSCMGYEIPAGIGVQQAAPSTAVWSLVGDGTYLMMPTEIVTAVQEGLPVNLVLIQNHGYASIGGLSEETGGERFGTAYRHRAPDGTFTGDPLPVDLAANAASLGMDVLRPKTAGELREALSAARASDRPTCVYVETDPVNPHAPGAEAWWDVPVAQVATREAAVAARDRYDERVTARRRHL; from the coding sequence ATGAGCCAGTCCCCCTCCCCGACGCACCGCCTGACGGTCGCCCAGGCGCTGGTCCGGTTCCTGTCCGCGCAGTACACCGAGCGCGACGGCGTACGGCGCAGGCTGATCGCCGGCACCTGGGGCATCTTCGGGCACGGCAACGTCGCCGGCATCGGCCAGGCCCTGCTGGAGGCCGGCGAGGACGCCATGCCCTTCCACCAGGGCCGCAACGAACAGGCCATGGTGCACGCCGCCGTCGGCTACGCCCGCCACCTCAACCGGCTCTCCGCCCAGGCCGTCACCACCTCCATCGGCCCCGGCGCCACGAACCTGGTCACCGGCGCCGCCCTCGCCACCATCAACCGCCTCCCGGTCCTCCTCCTGCCCGGCGACTACTTCGCCACCCGCCCCGCCGACCCGCTCCTCCAGCAGCTCGAACACCCCGTCTCCGCCGACGTGTCCGTCAACGACACGCTGCGCCCCGTCTCCCGCTACTTCGACCGCGTCACCCGCCCCGAGGCGCTGATCCCCTCCGCGCTGGGCGCCATGCGCGTCCTCGCCGACCCGGCCGAGACCGGCGCCGTCACCCTCGCCCTGCCCCAGGACGTCCAGGCCGAGGCGTACGACTGGCCCGCCGAGTTCTTCGCCGAGCGCGTCTGGCACGTCCGCCGCCCCGCCCCCGACCCGGCCGAACTCGCGGCCGCCGCCGCGCTCGTACGCGCCGCCCGCCGCCCCCTGATCGTCGCCGGCGGCGGCGTCCACCACAGCGAGGCCGAGGACGCCCTGCGCGCCCTCGCCGACGCCACCGGCATCCCGGTCGCCTCCACCCAGGCGGGCAAGGGCTCCTTGCGCCACGACCACCCGGCGGACCTCGGCGGCATCGGCCACACCGGCACCGCCGTCTGCGACGAGACCGCCCGTACCGCCGACCTCGTCATCGGCGTCGGCACCCGCCACAGCGACTTCACCACCGCCTCCAGCACCCTCTTCGCCCACCCCGACGTCCGCTTCCTGAACCTGAACATCACCGCCTTCGACGCCCACAAGCTCGCCGCCGGCACGCTCGTCGCCGACGCCCGCGCCGGCCTGGAGGCGCTCACCGACGCCCTCGGCGGCCACCGCGTCGACCCGGCGTACGTGGCCGAGTACACGGAGGGCAAGCGGCGCTGGGAGCAGGTCGTCACCGCCGCCTACCGGGCGGACGACGACGCCGTGCCCACCCAGACCCAGGTACTGGGCGCGCTGGACGCCGTCGTCGGCGACGACGACGTCGTCATCAACGCGGCCGGCTCCCTCCCCGGCGACCTGCACAAACTCTGGCGCGCCCGCGGCCCGCGCCAATACCACCTGGAGTACGGCTATTCCTGCATGGGCTACGAGATCCCCGCCGGCATCGGCGTCCAGCAGGCCGCCCCCTCCACCGCCGTCTGGTCCCTCGTCGGCGACGGCACCTACCTGATGATGCCGACCGAGATCGTCACCGCCGTCCAGGAGGGCCTGCCCGTCAACCTCGTCCTCATCCAGAACCACGGCTACGCCTCCATCGGCGGCCTCTCCGAGGAGACCGGCGGCGAGCGCTTCGGCACCGCCTACCGCCACCGCGCCCCCGACGGCACCTTCACCGGCGACCCGCTCCCCGTCGACCTCGCCGCCAACGCCGCCAGCCTGGGCATGGACGTCCTGCGGCCCAAGACCGCCGGCGAGCTGCGCGAGGCGCTGAGCGCGGCCCGCGCCTCCGACCGGCCCACGTGCGTGTACGTCGAGACGGACCCGGTCAACCCGCACGCCCCCGGCGCCGAGGCCTGGTGGGACGTCCCGGTCGCGCAGGTCGCCACCCGCGAGGCCGCCGTCGCCGCCCGCGACCGGTACGACGAGCGGGTCACCGCCCGCCGCCGCCACCTCTGA
- a CDS encoding CoA-acylating methylmalonate-semialdehyde dehydrogenase: MKTIGHWIGGKPVDGTSGRFGPVHNPATGVQEKQVALATADEVDTAVAAARDAFADWGTSSLARRTAVLFRYRALLDAHRDELAALITAEHGKVHSDALGEVARGLEIVELACGITTQLKGELSTQVSQRVDVAAIRQPLGVVAGITPFNFPAMVPMWMFPLAVACGNTFVLKPSEKDPSAANRLAELAAEAGLPDGVLNVVHGDKTAVDALLEHPDVAAVSFVGSTPIAKYIQLKAVEHGKRVQALGGAKNHMLVLPDADLDLAADQAVNAAYGSAGERCMAVSVVVAVGDTGDELVARIAERAKGLRIGPGDDPRSEMGPLITREHRDKVASYVRSAAEQGAEVVVDGTGHTVEGHEEGFFLGVSLLDRVPVTADAYRDEIFGPVLCVVRAETYDEAIELINSSRWGNGTAIFTRDGGAARRFQLEVQAGMVGVNVPIPVPVGYHSFGGWKDSLFGDHHIYGNDGIAFYTQGKVITTRWPDPSDGGIDLGFPSHS, from the coding sequence ATGAAGACCATCGGCCACTGGATCGGCGGCAAGCCCGTCGACGGCACGTCAGGCCGCTTCGGCCCCGTCCACAACCCGGCCACCGGCGTCCAGGAGAAGCAGGTCGCCCTCGCGACCGCGGACGAGGTCGACACCGCTGTCGCCGCGGCCCGCGACGCGTTCGCCGACTGGGGGACGTCCTCCCTTGCCCGCCGCACCGCGGTCCTGTTCCGCTACCGGGCGCTGCTCGACGCCCACCGCGACGAGCTGGCCGCGCTCATCACCGCCGAGCACGGCAAGGTCCACTCCGACGCGCTCGGCGAGGTCGCCCGCGGCCTGGAGATCGTCGAGCTGGCCTGCGGGATCACCACCCAGCTCAAGGGCGAGCTGTCCACGCAGGTGTCCCAGCGGGTCGACGTCGCCGCGATCCGCCAGCCGCTCGGCGTGGTGGCCGGCATCACCCCGTTCAACTTCCCGGCGATGGTGCCGATGTGGATGTTCCCGCTGGCCGTCGCCTGCGGCAACACCTTCGTCCTCAAGCCCAGCGAGAAGGACCCGTCGGCCGCCAACCGGCTCGCCGAGCTGGCCGCCGAGGCCGGGCTGCCCGACGGCGTCCTCAACGTCGTCCACGGTGACAAGACCGCCGTCGACGCGCTGCTGGAGCACCCCGACGTGGCCGCCGTGTCCTTCGTGGGCTCCACCCCGATCGCGAAGTACATCCAGCTCAAGGCCGTCGAGCACGGCAAGCGCGTCCAGGCGCTCGGCGGGGCGAAGAACCACATGCTGGTCCTGCCCGACGCCGACCTCGACCTCGCCGCCGACCAGGCCGTCAACGCCGCGTACGGCTCCGCCGGCGAGCGCTGCATGGCCGTCTCCGTCGTCGTCGCCGTCGGCGACACCGGTGACGAGCTGGTCGCCCGGATCGCCGAACGCGCCAAGGGCCTGCGCATCGGCCCCGGCGACGACCCGAGGTCCGAGATGGGCCCGCTGATCACCCGCGAGCACCGCGACAAGGTCGCCTCCTACGTCAGGTCGGCGGCCGAGCAGGGTGCGGAGGTCGTCGTCGACGGCACCGGCCACACGGTCGAGGGCCACGAGGAGGGCTTCTTCCTCGGCGTCTCCCTGCTCGACAGGGTCCCGGTCACCGCGGACGCCTACCGCGACGAGATCTTCGGCCCCGTGCTGTGCGTGGTGCGCGCCGAGACCTACGACGAGGCCATCGAGCTGATCAACAGCTCCCGCTGGGGCAACGGCACCGCGATCTTCACCCGCGACGGCGGCGCGGCCCGCCGCTTCCAGCTGGAGGTCCAGGCCGGCATGGTCGGCGTCAACGTCCCCATCCCGGTGCCCGTCGGCTACCACTCCTTCGGCGGCTGGAAGGACTCCCTCTTCGGCGACCACCACATCTACGGCAACGACGGCATCGCCTTCTACACCCAGGGCAAGGTGATCACCACCCGCTGGCCCGACCCGTCCGACGGGGGGATCGACCTCGGCTTCCCGAGCCACTCCTGA